The Ovis aries strain OAR_USU_Benz2616 breed Rambouillet chromosome 11, ARS-UI_Ramb_v3.0, whole genome shotgun sequence genome window below encodes:
- the RSAD1 gene encoding radical S-adenosyl methionine domain-containing protein 1, mitochondrial isoform X2, with product MALPRSQARGWVKAAKMAQRRRRAEDAGGPNTQSPAPGSRRAALYVHWPYCEKRCSYCNFNKYIPCGVDEAALRRCLVTEAQTLLRLSGVRRVESVFFGGGTPSLASPHTVAAVLEAVAQATHLPADSEVTLEANPTSASGSRLAAFGAAGVNRLSIGLQSLDDAELQLLGRTHSARDALQTLAEAQRLFPGRVSVDLMLGLPAQQVGPWLRQLQELLRCCDDHVSLYQLSLERGTTLFTQVQQGALPAPDPELAAEMYQEGRAVLREAGFRQYEVSNFARNGALSTHNWTYWQCGQYLGVGPGAHGRFIPQGAGGHTREARIQTLEPDSWMKEVMLFGHGTRRRIPLSELELLEEVLAMGLRTDVGITHQ from the exons ATGGCCCTCCCGCGGTCCCAGGCCCGCGGCTGGGTGAAGGCCGCCAAGATGGCTCAGAGGCGCCGCCGCGCGGAGGACGCGGGAGGACCCAACACCCAGAGCCCTGCGCCCGGGAGCCGGCGCGCCGCGCTTTACGTCCAc TGGCCCTACTGCGAGAAGCGCTGTAGTTACTGCAACTTCAACAAGTACATCCCCTGTGGTGTGGACGAGGCTGCTCTGAGGCGCTGTCTGGTGACCGAGGCTCAGACGCTGCTGAGACTCAGCGGAGTGCGACG AGTGGAGTCTGTGTTCTTTGGTGGGGGTACCCCCAGTCTGGCCAGCCCCCATACTGTGGCAGCTGTCCTGGAGGCAGTGGCCCAGGCAACTCACCTGCCTGCAGACTCTGAAGTCACACTGGAGGCCAACCCCACTTCGGCCTCAGGCTCCAGGCTGGCAGCATTTGGGGCAGCAGGAGTCAACAGGCTGTCCATTGGCCTCCAG TCTCTAGATGACGCTGAGCTCCAGCTGCTGGGGAGGACACACTCGGCCAGGGATGCTCTGCAGACCCTGGCGGAGGCCCAGCGCCTCTTCCCAGGGCGTGTTTCTGTGGACCTGATGCTAGGGCTGCCGGCACAGCAGGTGGGGCCGTGGCTCAGGCAGCTGCAGGAACTGCTGCGCTGCTGTGATGACCACGTGTCCCTCTACCAGCTGTCCCTGGAGCGGGGCACCACACTCTTCACCCAGGTGCAGCAGGGTGCCCTTCCTGCCCCGGACCCCGAACTGGCCGCTGAGATGTACCAGGAGGGACGGGCAGTCCTGCGGGAGGCTGGCTTTCGCCAGTATGAGGTCTCCAACTTTGCCCGGAAT GGGGCGCTCAGTACCCACAATTGGACTTACTGGCAGTGTGGTCAGTACCTTGGCGTTGGGCCTG GGGCCCATGGGCGATTTATACCCCAGGGGGCCGGGGGCCACACCCGAGAGGCTCGGATCCAGACCCTAGAGCCTGACAGCTGGATGAAGGAGGTGATGCTGTTTGGTCACGGCACCCGGAGGCGCATCCCCCTGAGTGAGCTGGAGCT GCTGGAGGAAGTTTTGGCCATGGGGCTGCGCACAGACGTGGGCATCACTCACCAG tga
- the RSAD1 gene encoding radical S-adenosyl methionine domain-containing protein 1, mitochondrial isoform X1 encodes MALPRSQARGWVKAAKMAQRRRRAEDAGGPNTQSPAPGSRRAALYVHWPYCEKRCSYCNFNKYIPCGVDEAALRRCLVTEAQTLLRLSGVRRVESVFFGGGTPSLASPHTVAAVLEAVAQATHLPADSEVTLEANPTSASGSRLAAFGAAGVNRLSIGLQSLDDAELQLLGRTHSARDALQTLAEAQRLFPGRVSVDLMLGLPAQQVGPWLRQLQELLRCCDDHVSLYQLSLERGTTLFTQVQQGALPAPDPELAAEMYQEGRAVLREAGFRQYEVSNFARNGALSTHNWTYWQCGQYLGVGPGAHGRFIPQGAGGHTREARIQTLEPDSWMKEVMLFGHGTRRRIPLSELELLEEVLAMGLRTDVGITHQHWQQFEPQLTLWDLFGASKEVKELQEQGLLLLDHRGLRCSWEGLAVLDSLLLSLLSRLQEAWQQRTPSSVPRG; translated from the exons ATGGCCCTCCCGCGGTCCCAGGCCCGCGGCTGGGTGAAGGCCGCCAAGATGGCTCAGAGGCGCCGCCGCGCGGAGGACGCGGGAGGACCCAACACCCAGAGCCCTGCGCCCGGGAGCCGGCGCGCCGCGCTTTACGTCCAc TGGCCCTACTGCGAGAAGCGCTGTAGTTACTGCAACTTCAACAAGTACATCCCCTGTGGTGTGGACGAGGCTGCTCTGAGGCGCTGTCTGGTGACCGAGGCTCAGACGCTGCTGAGACTCAGCGGAGTGCGACG AGTGGAGTCTGTGTTCTTTGGTGGGGGTACCCCCAGTCTGGCCAGCCCCCATACTGTGGCAGCTGTCCTGGAGGCAGTGGCCCAGGCAACTCACCTGCCTGCAGACTCTGAAGTCACACTGGAGGCCAACCCCACTTCGGCCTCAGGCTCCAGGCTGGCAGCATTTGGGGCAGCAGGAGTCAACAGGCTGTCCATTGGCCTCCAG TCTCTAGATGACGCTGAGCTCCAGCTGCTGGGGAGGACACACTCGGCCAGGGATGCTCTGCAGACCCTGGCGGAGGCCCAGCGCCTCTTCCCAGGGCGTGTTTCTGTGGACCTGATGCTAGGGCTGCCGGCACAGCAGGTGGGGCCGTGGCTCAGGCAGCTGCAGGAACTGCTGCGCTGCTGTGATGACCACGTGTCCCTCTACCAGCTGTCCCTGGAGCGGGGCACCACACTCTTCACCCAGGTGCAGCAGGGTGCCCTTCCTGCCCCGGACCCCGAACTGGCCGCTGAGATGTACCAGGAGGGACGGGCAGTCCTGCGGGAGGCTGGCTTTCGCCAGTATGAGGTCTCCAACTTTGCCCGGAAT GGGGCGCTCAGTACCCACAATTGGACTTACTGGCAGTGTGGTCAGTACCTTGGCGTTGGGCCTG GGGCCCATGGGCGATTTATACCCCAGGGGGCCGGGGGCCACACCCGAGAGGCTCGGATCCAGACCCTAGAGCCTGACAGCTGGATGAAGGAGGTGATGCTGTTTGGTCACGGCACCCGGAGGCGCATCCCCCTGAGTGAGCTGGAGCT GCTGGAGGAAGTTTTGGCCATGGGGCTGCGCACAGACGTGGGCATCACTCACCAG CACTGGCAGCAGTTTGAGCCCCAGCTGACCCTGTGGGACCTGTTTGGAGCCAGCAAGGAGGTGAAGGAGCTACAGGAGCAGGGCCTGTTGCTGCTGGATCACAG GGGTCTTCGGTGTTCCTGGGAGGGGCTGGCTGTGCTGGACTCTCTGTTGCTGTCCCTTCTATCTCGGCTCCAAGAGGCCTGGCAGCAGAGAACCCCCTCTTCCGTGCCCAGAGGATAG
- the RSAD1 gene encoding radical S-adenosyl methionine domain-containing protein 1, mitochondrial isoform X3, which produces MALPRSQARGWVKAAKMAQRRRRAEDAGGPNTQSPAPGSRRAALYVHWPYCEKRCSYCNFNKYIPCGVDEAALRRCLVTEAQTLLRLSGVRRVESVFFGGGTPSLASPHTVAAVLEAVAQATHLPADSEVTLEANPTSASGSRLAAFGAAGVNRLSIGLQSLDDAELQLLGRTHSARDALQTLAEAQRLFPGRVSVDLMLGLPAQQVGPWLRQLQELLRCCDDHVSLYQLSLERGTTLFTQVQQGALPAPDPELAAEMYQEGRAVLREAGFRQYEVSNFARNGALSTHNWTYWQCGQYLGVGPGAHGRFIPQGAGGHTREARIQTLEPDSWMKEVMLFGHGTRRRIPLSWRKFWPWGCAQTWASLTSESSN; this is translated from the exons ATGGCCCTCCCGCGGTCCCAGGCCCGCGGCTGGGTGAAGGCCGCCAAGATGGCTCAGAGGCGCCGCCGCGCGGAGGACGCGGGAGGACCCAACACCCAGAGCCCTGCGCCCGGGAGCCGGCGCGCCGCGCTTTACGTCCAc TGGCCCTACTGCGAGAAGCGCTGTAGTTACTGCAACTTCAACAAGTACATCCCCTGTGGTGTGGACGAGGCTGCTCTGAGGCGCTGTCTGGTGACCGAGGCTCAGACGCTGCTGAGACTCAGCGGAGTGCGACG AGTGGAGTCTGTGTTCTTTGGTGGGGGTACCCCCAGTCTGGCCAGCCCCCATACTGTGGCAGCTGTCCTGGAGGCAGTGGCCCAGGCAACTCACCTGCCTGCAGACTCTGAAGTCACACTGGAGGCCAACCCCACTTCGGCCTCAGGCTCCAGGCTGGCAGCATTTGGGGCAGCAGGAGTCAACAGGCTGTCCATTGGCCTCCAG TCTCTAGATGACGCTGAGCTCCAGCTGCTGGGGAGGACACACTCGGCCAGGGATGCTCTGCAGACCCTGGCGGAGGCCCAGCGCCTCTTCCCAGGGCGTGTTTCTGTGGACCTGATGCTAGGGCTGCCGGCACAGCAGGTGGGGCCGTGGCTCAGGCAGCTGCAGGAACTGCTGCGCTGCTGTGATGACCACGTGTCCCTCTACCAGCTGTCCCTGGAGCGGGGCACCACACTCTTCACCCAGGTGCAGCAGGGTGCCCTTCCTGCCCCGGACCCCGAACTGGCCGCTGAGATGTACCAGGAGGGACGGGCAGTCCTGCGGGAGGCTGGCTTTCGCCAGTATGAGGTCTCCAACTTTGCCCGGAAT GGGGCGCTCAGTACCCACAATTGGACTTACTGGCAGTGTGGTCAGTACCTTGGCGTTGGGCCTG GGGCCCATGGGCGATTTATACCCCAGGGGGCCGGGGGCCACACCCGAGAGGCTCGGATCCAGACCCTAGAGCCTGACAGCTGGATGAAGGAGGTGATGCTGTTTGGTCACGGCACCCGGAGGCGCATCCCCCTGA GCTGGAGGAAGTTTTGGCCATGGGGCTGCGCACAGACGTGGGCATCACTCACCAG tgagagcTCCAACTAG